One Parashewanella spongiae genomic window, GGCACGCCATCAACGCGAAACTTTCCTTTTCTCAACCACATGAACTTTGCTTAAAGAAATCAATAAAGGTTTGCTAGCACAAAGGTTCAAGTCAGGACACTTAACTGAATAAAAACTTGCTAAGTGTTAGTTAATATTCAGTTTTTAATAAATTATCCTGTAAAATTAGTAGAATAAAGGTAAGTGGTGGTGACTAAATGAACAGTACTCATAAATATTATATGAGCGAAGCCATTAAGGCTGCTGTGAAAGGGCTTAAAAATAATGATGGTGGACCATTTGGTTGCATTATCGTGAAAGATGGAAATATTGTTGGTTTAGGTAATAACAAAGTTACCTCAACGAATGATCCAACGGCACATGCTGAAGTCATTGCTATTCGTGATGCTTGTAAAAATCTTGGTACGTTTCAGCTTGATGGGTGCACGGTTTACACTTCATGCGAACCTTGCCCAATGTGTTTAGGTGCGATTTATTGGGCTCGTCCAGAAAAAGTGTTTTATGGGTCAAATAAAATTGATGCCGCCGCCGTTGGCTTTGATGATGAATTTATTTATCAGGAAATTGAATTACCATACAAAGAGCGAAATATTCCCTTTGAACAGGTATCAAGAGCCGAGGCACTACAATTATTCGAGCAATGGAGTAACACAGAAGACGCAAAGCAATATTAACCTAAACGTTCATGATAGGCATAGATGTCATATGCGTTTACTTTGACTACTATTTTTCTATCACCCTACACCATGAAAATTGTATTCGCTGAGATTTGAAGATTATTTCCAACCTAAGCTAAAGGCGAAGTGATTTTTAGCTTTTATGCTTTCACTAACAGGCTTGGGAATAGGTGTTAGCGGCTATTTTCACGGTAAGTAAACTGTTTCTAACTTCAGTTGAATGCGAGTAGTGTCTAATACCAATTACAGTAATTAATCTCTCACTCAGCAAGAGATAAAGGTTTTCAGTACAAGGCGCATGTTCGAAGTACTATATTCCCTACGGCCGCCATACAAAACTGGCGTTCAACACACTTCGTGCTTTTGTCAGGATAATTCAAGAACGTGCAACGCCGTAATGGAAACCTTTAGCCTTGCCCTTCGGGAGCTTGTATGCGCAAAAATTACTTCACAAAATTATCTCAACGTAGATTACTATGTTTTCACCAATTTCGTTTGTACTTTGTGCGCATACATAGCTCTGAGTTGAGCATTTAATTACTGTAATTGGTATAACTCATGATTGCTTTCTTATTGATAAACAATATCAATACAGTGCATTTTCGTGGGTCAGTTCAAACCATGTAAACATGCTCTTCATAAATGGCTGATATATTAATTCTCGGTAGTGTTAAATTGAGTTTGATTAAATTGACAAATGAATGTCACGACTGAACAATGCTTTCATAAAGTAAAAACTAGGGGCGAACATGATTGAAAAGTCAGAAATTGATGTCGAGCACATGAGGAATCAAGCACGACATGTTGTTGGATTATTAAAAGCCATCAGCAATGAAAATCGCTTATTGATTTTATGCCATTTGTGCCAAGGGGAGCTAGCCGTAAACGAGCTCAATCAATTGGTGGACTTAAGCCAATCAGCATTATCTCAACACTTAGCTAAACTAAGGCAAGATGGGTTGGTAAATACACGGCGTGAGTCACAATCAATTTACTATTCATTAGGCAGTGACGAAATGAAACGTTTGATTGGCGCGTTGCATAAAGAATTTTGTTAGTACGGCATTTTTATTTAAAGGGTATTAATTATACAGCAAACGTTATCAGTTTTAGTGACATACATGGCAAGGTTTGATGGTTGTGGTGTTCCACTGAAATTGATTATTAATTATTGTATTCTCATAAATTAAACAAATTTCTCAATAACTGCTTTTGAATTTTATGCATATTTTAGTTAAGTGTGCTTATGCTCTTGTGGGATCTAAGGTTCAAAATATTTACATAGAATGTATTATTCCTTATAGTTACTGTAAATTTATCCAGTATCAACAAGAATGATTCTTTATATTGCTGAAAAACCAAGTTTAGGCCGTGCTATCGCTGATGTCTTACCCAAACCTCATAAAAGACACGATGGTTACATCGAAGTTGGTAATGGCGATTGCGTATCTTGGTGCATAGGTCATTTACTGGAGCAAGCAGAACCTGACACATACAATCCAGAATTTAAATCGTGGAAGCTTGAGCACTTACCCATAATTCCCTCAGAGTGGAAACTAAAACCTAAAAGCAATACTCGTAAGCAGTTTACCGCATTAAAAAAGCTGATCAAACAAGCGAGTCAATTAGTTAATGCGGGTGATCCTGATAGAGAAGGCCAACTTTTGGTTGATGAAGTTATCGCACATGTGGGCGTATCATCAACTAAACAAAGAGCCGTTCAACGGCTATTAATCAGTGACTTAAACCCTTCAGCAGTAAAAAGGGCGCTAGGCAATTTACGTAGTAATCAAGAATTTGTCCCCTTAGCGACTTCAGCGTTAGCTCGAAGTAGAGCAGACTGGCTTTTTGGGATTAATTTGACTCGTGCATATACCATTCAAGGTCGAAAAGTAGGTTATAACGGTGTGTTGTCTGTAGGACGGGTTCAAACTCCAATTTTGGGGTTAGTGGCGAGACGAGATCAAGAAATTTTGAATTTTGAATCAAAAGCGTTTTATCAAGTATTGGCACACTTAAAGACTGAGTCTTCACAAAGCTTTACCGCTAAATGGCGGCCGAGCGAGGCTTGTTCGCCATATCAAGATGAAGAAGGTCGAGTGTTATCAAAAGGTTTGGCTGAAAATGTTGTTCAACGCATAAGCAACCAAGCTGCAAAGGTAAGTAAATTAGAAAGTAAACCTAAGAAACAAAATCCTCCACTACCTTATAATTTGTCTTCTCTACAAATAGATTGTGCTAAGCGGTTCGCGATGAGCGCTCAAGAGGTATTGAATGTCTGTCAGGGATTATATGAAAAGCATAAACTCATTACCTATCCTCGTTCAGACAGTCGATACCTCCCTAAAGAGCAGCATCAATTAGCGCCCAGCATTATCAACGCCGTAACAAAAGGTGCATCTGAACTCGTTGAGGGAGTGAATGCACCAAACCCAAAATTGAAATCCAAAGTGTGGAATGATGCAAAAGTCGATGCGCACCACGCCATAGTACCTACGGAAAAACCACCTAATTTATCGGCGTTGTCACAGAAGGAAAAACAAGTCTATTTACAAATCGCAAGACAATATTTGGCTCAGTTTTATCCAGCTTATCATTATCAAGAAACAGCTGTTGAAGTGACCATTAAAGGTGGGGTGTTTACGGCAAAAGCTAAGCAAGATAAATCACAAGGCTGGAAAGTACTATTTAAACTGCCGAAACCAAAAGATATAGCTAATGAGCGAGATGATAACTCTAATAAAGCAGAGAGCGAGCATCAAACTCAATTGCCAGAGCTTTCACTAGGTCAAGCGCTTCATTGTGTTCAAGGTGAATTAATTGAAAAGCAGACACAGCCACCTCAACATTTTACTGACGCTACTTTATTGAGTGCAATGACAGGCATAAGTCGCTTTGTTAAAGATGCAAAAATCCGTCAGATTCTAAAAGAAACCGATGGGCTAGGAACTGAAGCTACACGTGCGGGAATCATCGAATTGCTGTTTAAGAGGAACTTTTTACAACGACAAGGCAAACAGATAAGAGCAACTGAAATAGGCCAAGGATTAATCAATAGCTTACCAGAGTCGGTGACAACACCAGACATGACTGCTATGTGGGAGTCTAATTTAGAATCAATTAGTCGTAAGGAATTAAAATACCTTTCATTTATGGAGCCTATGACTGATAGCTTACATGCGCTTATTTCAGCGGCTAAACAACAATTACCAACAGCATTACAAGGTGTAAAAGGGCAGAAGTTTGCGAAAAAGAAAAATTATAAAAGGAAAAAACGCACATAAATTCACTTTAAAACTAAATTTACCTCATTTATACCGTATGGATAACCTAGGATGTGATGTTTATTTGGCTAATTAAACGTTCAATGTCACTTAATTGCTACTCAAAAACACAACTTAATGCTTGTTTATGTATAATGAATGAAATTATGTCTGTAGTAAGCCTTTCTTTAATTTGAAGAAGAAAGCTCATCTTGCCAAATGCAGTTTGGGCTTAATAGCAAAATCAAATTAAAAATTGGGGCAAAGAGTTAATGATAATCAGCAATAGATTTTGGTTGTTTTATTTAACCATTATTTTTTCCAGTAGCACCTTCGCAAATCACATAGAAGTGAATCGCAAAAACGAACAACCCGCAGTTGGTTTCGCAGCCTTTCTATTACCAAAATTTATCCTCGATAGAACTCAATATTCGGCAAGTAACCACGTTGCAACGATTATTCAAGAGCATAAAAAATTTGCACCTTATTTGACCGTTATTTCAAAAAACACCAAGACATCATTTGTGAACAAAGATGATATTACTCATCATGTTTATTCTGCTATTGGCCCTGAGCGATTTTCTTTTAAATTAAAGGCAGATGAAACAAATTCTTCAATAAGTTTTGAAGAGTCAGGTCATGTTGCTATGGGGTGTAATGTTCATGATTGGATGAGTGGGCATATTCTTGTGGTAGACACTCCTTTTTATGGATTAACTAGCGATACTGGTAATATTGATTTTTCACATGTGCCAGTCGGTGAATATCAACTGGTTATTTGGCACCCTCAATTACAAAGTGCTGAAAATAGGCAAGTCGAAGATATTGTACTGCCGCTTAAATCAAAGCTTACGATTAAACTACAAGCCGAGATGGCAGCGATTCCAGAGCAAGATACTTTGGATGAGTTTGAATTTTTGGAAGGTTATTAATGCTGTTATTTATGAATCGCTTGCAAACACGCATTTTTGGATTTTTTGTTTTACTGCTAATTGCAGTGCAGGCGTTTTCATTTTGGATGGCCTATTACTCTTATAATAAGCTAGAAAAACAACAGCTAGACAACCGAATGTCAGTTGCTGAAAAAGTATTCCGTTCAGAATTCGATAATCGTAATCATTACTTGTCTATTTTCGCAGAAACGGCAGCTAAGGACTTTGGTTTAAAAGAAATTTTTATTGATGGTGAACAAAAAAGCTTTTTAATCGCCTTGAATAATCACCGTGGGCGAATCGGTGCAAATATGGCGATGGCCATTTCGAAAGATGGTAAAGTTATTGGTCAACTCGTCAATGAGATGAACGATGCTGGTAAATCTAAGGTTAAAATTGGCTCTGAGCAAGGAACGCACACAGCATTAATGCTTGAACAATCGATGGCCGACTTTGATTCTTTATATCGCTTAGATGGAAAGATTTATCAATTACGCTTTGCAACACTAAAAAGCGGTAGCACTACAATCGGTTGGGTTGGATTTGGATTTGTGGTTGACTCCAATTTAGCGAGTTTAATGGAGGATCAAACCGGCCTTCCTACTGGTTTTGCGTTATCGTCTGAATTGACTCCCCCTCAATTCCTTGCGCACTCAGGAATAGATATTGCTTCAAATATAAAAGCTGTTTTGGGATCCTTTTTACAAAAAGGAACCGAAAATGAAGACTACCTATTATGGAGTCTACCTCTTGGGCAGTTAGGTAATCAATCATTATACGCTTATATGTATTTGCCCAGAGCTGATGTATTAAAGGCTTTGCAAAAGCAATGGTGGCGACAGTTATGGTTGGTACTATTAATGTTGCCTGTATCTTTATTTGCAGCATTTGGCATTTCGGGCAGCATAACAAAACCGATTATGCGTTTAATTGAGCAAGCTAAATTTATTGCCCAAGGTAATTATGATGCCAAAGTAAAGCCCAGCTCAACACTTGAACTTGCACAACTCGCTCACGAATTCACGGAAATGCAAACGGCCATTTTAAGCCGTGAAAAAAAGATTGTTCATCAGGCGTTTCACGATACGTTAACTAATTTACCCAACAGAAATGAACTTGAACGACTTGTATCAGAATGGATACAAAACGGAAGCCATGTGATTGTTTGTTTACTCAATATAAGACGTTTAACAGATGTAAATGTCACCTTGGGGCATATGGTTGGTGATGAAGTTATCAAAGAAGTAGGGCACCGCCTCGAAAATATGAATAATGTGGATTTAGTTTGCCGACTTTCAGGCGATGAGTACGCATTGGCTTTAAAAGATTTTGATGATGTGGGGATATCAACCTTATTACAAAGAATCCAACTGCAAATGGCGAAACGTTATTGCTACCAAGATGTTTCTTTACATTTGCAACTGACAGTAGGCGTGAGCATTTTAAAGTCAAACCTTGGCTTATCTCAACTATTGCAGCAAGCAAACACAGCAATGCAACATGCTAAGGCGAATAAATTAGATTTTGTCATTTATGATCCGAAAATTGATCAGCACACATTAGAAACCTTTGAACTGGTTAATGCATTAACATCAGCGATTGAAAATAACGAGCTTGTATTGTTTTATCAGCCAAAATTGTGCTTAGAAAAGAAAAAGGTTGTACAAGTAGAAGCGTTAGTTCGGTGGTTACATCCTCAAAAAGGCACAATTCCACCTGACGTGTTTATTCCTATT contains:
- a CDS encoding nucleoside deaminase; this translates as MNSTHKYYMSEAIKAAVKGLKNNDGGPFGCIIVKDGNIVGLGNNKVTSTNDPTAHAEVIAIRDACKNLGTFQLDGCTVYTSCEPCPMCLGAIYWARPEKVFYGSNKIDAAAVGFDDEFIYQEIELPYKERNIPFEQVSRAEALQLFEQWSNTEDAKQY
- a CDS encoding ArsR/SmtB family transcription factor, whose translation is MIEKSEIDVEHMRNQARHVVGLLKAISNENRLLILCHLCQGELAVNELNQLVDLSQSALSQHLAKLRQDGLVNTRRESQSIYYSLGSDEMKRLIGALHKEFC
- a CDS encoding DNA topoisomerase III, with the protein product MILYIAEKPSLGRAIADVLPKPHKRHDGYIEVGNGDCVSWCIGHLLEQAEPDTYNPEFKSWKLEHLPIIPSEWKLKPKSNTRKQFTALKKLIKQASQLVNAGDPDREGQLLVDEVIAHVGVSSTKQRAVQRLLISDLNPSAVKRALGNLRSNQEFVPLATSALARSRADWLFGINLTRAYTIQGRKVGYNGVLSVGRVQTPILGLVARRDQEILNFESKAFYQVLAHLKTESSQSFTAKWRPSEACSPYQDEEGRVLSKGLAENVVQRISNQAAKVSKLESKPKKQNPPLPYNLSSLQIDCAKRFAMSAQEVLNVCQGLYEKHKLITYPRSDSRYLPKEQHQLAPSIINAVTKGASELVEGVNAPNPKLKSKVWNDAKVDAHHAIVPTEKPPNLSALSQKEKQVYLQIARQYLAQFYPAYHYQETAVEVTIKGGVFTAKAKQDKSQGWKVLFKLPKPKDIANERDDNSNKAESEHQTQLPELSLGQALHCVQGELIEKQTQPPQHFTDATLLSAMTGISRFVKDAKIRQILKETDGLGTEATRAGIIELLFKRNFLQRQGKQIRATEIGQGLINSLPESVTTPDMTAMWESNLESISRKELKYLSFMEPMTDSLHALISAAKQQLPTALQGVKGQKFAKKKNYKRKKRT
- a CDS encoding bifunctional diguanylate cyclase/phosphodiesterase, which produces MNRLQTRIFGFFVLLLIAVQAFSFWMAYYSYNKLEKQQLDNRMSVAEKVFRSEFDNRNHYLSIFAETAAKDFGLKEIFIDGEQKSFLIALNNHRGRIGANMAMAISKDGKVIGQLVNEMNDAGKSKVKIGSEQGTHTALMLEQSMADFDSLYRLDGKIYQLRFATLKSGSTTIGWVGFGFVVDSNLASLMEDQTGLPTGFALSSELTPPQFLAHSGIDIASNIKAVLGSFLQKGTENEDYLLWSLPLGQLGNQSLYAYMYLPRADVLKALQKQWWRQLWLVLLMLPVSLFAAFGISGSITKPIMRLIEQAKFIAQGNYDAKVKPSSTLELAQLAHEFTEMQTAILSREKKIVHQAFHDTLTNLPNRNELERLVSEWIQNGSHVIVCLLNIRRLTDVNVTLGHMVGDEVIKEVGHRLENMNNVDLVCRLSGDEYALALKDFDDVGISTLLQRIQLQMAKRYCYQDVSLHLQLTVGVSILKSNLGLSQLLQQANTAMQHAKANKLDFVIYDPKIDQHTLETFELVNALTSAIENNELVLFYQPKLCLEKKKVVQVEALVRWLHPQKGTIPPDVFIPIAEKTGQMNTLSRWVIIAAIKQYHKWRSEGIELSIAVNISAENLKDSEFCQWLLNTVEQLKMPVSALTLEITEDAVVEDPESAIMQLSHWRDRGLKLSIDDFGTGYSSLGQLKQLPVHEIKIDRSFIQHLMSNDEDKIIVNSTLELAHNLGLSVVAEGVENLETLEWLTEHNCEMAQGFYLSRPIPEDELAQWLLSSHFSYIKPKIH